The Bacillaceae bacterium S4-13-56 genome has a segment encoding these proteins:
- the tsaB gene encoding tRNA (adenosine(37)-N6)-threonylcarbamoyltransferase complex dimerization subunit type 1 TsaB, with protein sequence MNVLAFDTSNQPMSVALIGDGIVVAEQSTFIKKNHSVQLMPAINDVMQVGGMEPKDLDEIIVTKGPGSFTGVRIGLTTAKTMAWTLGIPIKTVSSLQALAYNVPHFKGKILTFFDARRERVYGAIFHWTEKGELKQVIEEENAPFTFFLQKCKEDQEEIMVLSPDLSLYQEMIEKVIKNPFFPRSFFQQPRAGVFGLYGDAMEVEPVHEVVPNYLRLAEAEANWLERQKQDGSNRTS encoded by the coding sequence ATGAATGTGTTAGCGTTTGATACATCGAACCAACCCATGTCAGTGGCACTTATTGGAGATGGAATCGTAGTCGCTGAACAATCAACTTTTATTAAAAAGAATCACTCCGTTCAACTCATGCCTGCGATAAACGATGTCATGCAGGTAGGTGGAATGGAACCTAAGGATTTAGATGAAATCATTGTTACAAAGGGACCAGGGTCATTTACGGGGGTACGAATCGGTTTGACTACTGCCAAAACTATGGCTTGGACACTAGGGATACCAATTAAGACCGTTTCAAGTCTCCAAGCATTAGCTTACAATGTCCCGCATTTTAAAGGGAAAATCCTAACTTTTTTTGATGCTAGACGTGAAAGAGTATATGGCGCGATTTTTCATTGGACGGAGAAAGGCGAGCTAAAACAAGTCATTGAAGAGGAGAATGCACCTTTTACATTCTTTCTCCAAAAGTGTAAAGAAGATCAAGAAGAAATCATGGTCCTGAGTCCCGATCTATCTTTATATCAAGAAATGATAGAAAAAGTTATAAAGAATCCATTCTTTCCTCGTTCCTTTTTCCAGCAACCTAGGGCAGGAGTTTTTGGCTTATATGGGGATGCTATGGAGGTTGAACCAGTTCATGAGGTAGTCCCAAATTATCTTCGATTAGCAGAGGCAGAGGCAAATTGGTTAGAAAGGCAGAAACAAGATGGATCAAATCGTACTTCGTGA
- the rimI gene encoding ribosomal protein S18-alanine N-acetyltransferase, with amino-acid sequence MDQIVLREMELEDVDQVHNIEELSFATPWSKEAFINEIEQNKFATYIVLELEGVIVGYCGVWLVIDEAHITNIAILPEFRGKKLGEFLFKHVIDFAKKKGATLLSLEVRVSNIVAQKLYRKFGLIPGGIRKNYYVDNQEDAVVMWVNL; translated from the coding sequence ATGGATCAAATCGTACTTCGTGAAATGGAGCTTGAAGATGTTGACCAGGTTCACAACATCGAAGAGCTATCGTTCGCTACTCCTTGGAGCAAAGAAGCCTTTATTAATGAAATAGAGCAGAATAAATTTGCAACTTATATTGTACTTGAGCTGGAAGGTGTTATCGTTGGATACTGTGGGGTTTGGCTAGTTATTGATGAAGCCCATATTACGAACATTGCCATTTTGCCGGAGTTTAGAGGCAAAAAGCTTGGGGAATTTTTATTTAAACATGTGATTGATTTTGCGAAGAAAAAAGGAGCTACACTTTTATCCCTAGAAGTTAGAGTTTCTAATATAGTGGCTCAAAAATTATATCGAAAGTTTGGTTTGATACCGGGTGGAATTCGTAAAAATTATTACGTAGATAATCAAGAAGATGCTGTAGTTATGTGGGTGAATTTATGA
- the tsaE gene encoding tRNA (adenosine(37)-N6)-threonylcarbamoyltransferase complex ATPase subunit type 1 TsaE produces the protein MNFKMITYSEEETKQFAEKVAILLKPGDLITLEGDLGAGKTTFTKGLAKGLSITKTVNSPTFTIVKEYMSGRIPLYHMDAYRLENSDEDIGFDEYFNGDGVCVVEWASYIPSFLPKEYLTIFIRKLEDDQREIVFEPKGDRYKDLCEEIFS, from the coding sequence ATGAACTTTAAGATGATTACTTATAGTGAAGAGGAAACGAAACAATTTGCCGAAAAGGTAGCGATTCTATTAAAGCCTGGGGATTTGATTACACTTGAGGGAGATCTGGGAGCGGGTAAAACGACATTTACCAAAGGTTTGGCGAAAGGTCTTTCTATAACGAAGACTGTAAACAGTCCAACTTTCACTATTGTTAAGGAATATATGTCAGGGAGGATTCCCTTATATCATATGGATGCTTACCGTTTAGAGAATAGTGACGAAGACATTGGTTTTGATGAGTATTTTAATGGTGATGGAGTATGTGTTGTGGAATGGGCATCTTATATCCCTTCATTTTTGCCTAAGGAATATCTAACAATTTTTATTAGAAAGCTTGAAGATGATCAAAGGGAGATCGTCTTTGAACCAAAGGGAGACCGTTACAAAGATTTATGTGAGGAGATTTTTTCATGA